From [Flavobacterium] thermophilum:
ATCGGTCGTCTGAAAATAGTTCCACACAGCCAAATGACCAGCCAACACATCCGGCCCGATCCCGCGTATTTCTTCTTCCGCGATGCTGACGGACATCACCGTCACGTCTTTCGGTGTGATGCCAGCGTCTTTCAACTGTTTGAAAAAGGCGACATTGCTATCGCCGTTGAGCGTATTGAAGACGACAGCCGGTTTCACTTGTTTGATTTTGCTGATAATGGTGCTATAATCGGTATGGCCGAGCGGCGTATATTCTTCCCCGACCACTTGCCCACCTTCGGCCTTCAACTGGGCCTTGATGATTTTGTTCGCTGTCCGCGGAAAGACGTAATCCGATCCAAGCAAGAAAAACGTCTTGCCGCGGTTTTTCAGGAGCCAGCTGACCGCTGGAACGATTTGTTGATTCGTCGTCGCCCCAGTGTAAAAGATGTTCGGAGACGACTCCATCCCTTCATATTGCACCGGATACCAAAGCAGCCCGTTGTTTTGCTCCACAACCGGAAGCATCGCCTTGCGGCTCGCCGATGTCCAACCGCCGAAAATGGCGGCCACTTGATCTTTTTGCAGCAATTTTTTCGCCTTTTCGGCAAATGTCGGCCAGTCGGACGCTCCATCTTCCACAATCGGTTCAATCTTCTTGCCGAGCAGCCCGCCCGATGCATTGATTTCCTCAATGGCCATTAACTCGGCATCGCGCAGCGACACTTCACTGATGGCCATCGTTCCGCTTAACGAGTGCAGGATTCCTACTTTGACCACATCCCCTTCTTTGCCAGCCGAAGATGAATCATTTTGATTCTCGTTTTTGGCTTGATCCACTGCTGATGACGCCGCACATCCCCCAAGAGCAAAAACACTGACGCATAAAAACAGCCATAATTTCCACATGAATGCTGGTTTCATTCGCACACCCTTCCCCCTATTCATTTGAAACATCGATGAATTCCTGCCCCTCGTTCATCTAAAAGAGCGCATCCCTCCCTTGTTCCTCAAAAGCGATGCATGTTCTCCACGTTGAGGATTTGTTCTTGATTAGCAGTATAAGGCCCACGTTTCACGGACTCAACATATTTGTCATATTTTATTACATATTTTTGTTATATTTATTATCAATCATCTTCCGACCAATCAGCCAGGTCGAAAAACAAAACATGCCCCAAAAAGGCACACATGCACCTTTTTGGGGCAGCGTTCATTTCACAAGCGACAAATCCACTCCAATGACCCCGACAATTTGACCGTTATGATCCCTAATGGGAGCGGACACCGTGACGCAAAGATGTTTCGTCAATGCCGATACATACGGATCGGAAACATACACTGTTCCTCTACAAGCTTCCTGAAACCACGACCGGACTTTGGCGTTGACCAAGCCCGCCGGCGGATTCGAATAGACAAACGCCCCATCAAGACGATTCGACCAGACAGCCTCAATCTCTCCATTCTCAGATAAAAATCGATCCAGCACGCGTTGATGCATGGCCTCATCCATTTGTTCCAACGGAGCTGACTGAAGCAAAGCCGATAGTTTCTGAATCGTGTTTTTCACGACCGCATCATCGACAGAAATCGTTTCTCTCATCCAATCACGTCCGACCGTTTGCTGCAGCTCCTCCGCTGTCTTTTGCAGCGCTTCATTAATGCGCAAAATCTGTTCGACGCTTTCATGCTGTTCGTTCATATCCGCCGTCACTCGCTCGACAAACCGTTGATTTTCCCGGCTCAATTGCACGATTTCTTCTAGGAGAACGGCGATTTCTTTCACGCTGTCCGACTGCCCAGACGCTGACCGGACAGAAGAGGAGACGAGGTCCGTCATATCATTCAGCTGTCGCTGCAGCAAATGAAGGAACGACATAATCGCTTCCATTTCTTTCTCTTCGACATCGATTTGCCTTGTTTCTTCGCGAACGATATCGGTTGTCGCTGCGATTTCGCGTTGAATAAGGGACAAAATATCCTGTGTTTGCTGGACAGCTTCCGATGTTTGATTCGCCAACATGCCGATTTCCCGCGCGACGACCGCAAACCCGCGCCCATGTTCTCCCGCACGAGCCGCCTCAATATTGGCATTGAGCGACAAAATTTTCGTTTTCTGCGAAATCTCGCCGATCGCTGATATAATTTCATTGATGCGTCGCGAATGATGAACGAGATGGTCCATTTGTTCCAATAATGTTTCATGGTGGGAGCGCAGTGTTCGAATTTCTTTTTGCAACGTCTCCAATGAATTCCATGAATGCAGCCAATGTTCGGAAAACTGCTGGCTGCTCGCATACATATCACGTGAAGATGCAGCGATTTCCCTAGCCGCCTCCTCGATTGTTCGCATTTTGTTCGCCACTTTTTCCGTATACTCCACCGTTTTCTCGCTATGGTCCATCAGCTCTGCCGCACTATTCCGGCTTGAATCGGAAATGTCATTCAGCGAAAGTGCCGCCATCTTCATCTGTTCCATCGCTGCTTTGAGCTGATCAACCGCCACAACAATTTGCCTTGCAATTTGTTGCGGTCCTCCCTGCGTTTCCTCACGTCGAGGCTGATCCAGTTCGCGCTTTATTTTTCGTTCCGCACGTCTCGCAAAAATCAACAGGCGTCACTCCTTATGTCATTTTTTATTACATAATTATAATATAAAATATAACAAAAGGACATATAAAAATAAGACGCCCGTTCTTCTAAAAACGAGCGTCTTGCCTGGAAAAGGCTAGAGAACCATATTCAATAACAAAATGAAGACAAACGCCACCACCGAAATAATCGTTTCCATGACTGTCCATATCATGAGCGTTTCTTTCACCGTCATGCCGAAATATTCTTTGATCATCCAGAAGCCGGAGTCATTGACGTGCGACAAGATCAACGAACCCGCGCCGGTCGCCAAGACAAGCAGTTCCATATTCGTTCCCGGCATGGTAGCCGCGATGGGGGCAACGATGCCGGCAGCGGTCATCATCGAGACGGTCGCCGATCCCGTCGCTACGCGAATGAGCGCCGCAATGCCCCAGCCTAACAGGAGCGGAGAGAAGTGCGAGTGTTTCGCCACTTCCGCGATTTGTTCGCCGATGCCGGAATCAAGCAGCACTTTGTTGAATGCGCCGCCCGCCCCGATGACAAGCAGGATGTTCACGACCGGGCCGAGGCAGTCGTTGGCAAATTTCAAGACAGCGTCGCGGTTGAAGCCGCGGGCGTAGCCTAAGCTAAAGAACGAATAAACCGTCGCGATCAAGAGCGCAACAATCGGGTCGCCGATAAAGCGCAGCACTTTCGCCGCTTCTGACTTTTGATCAAGCGTCACGTTTGCCACAGAGGCAATCAACATCAAAATGACCGGAAGCAAAATCGTGAACAGCGTATTGCCAAAGCCAGGAAGCTCACGTGCTTCTTTATGCTGCACAAGCTAATGAGCAATAATAACACGATAATAGCAGCAACAACAATGGCGATTTCCATCACAAGCTCCCCCTTTATCTTTGAGATAAATCGATTTAGTGAACAAAGCAAACGTTTTCAGATCTTTGAAGGAAAGGGCTAAATCGATTTAGCGCCCGATCATAGCCAGCTAAATCGATTTAGTCTTCCTCCCTTTACCCACTCCGCCACTGAAACGCAGCGATGATGTCAAATTCCTCTTTCAATCGCTCATACAAGCGGGCATACAAATCAAACAGTTCAGCGTAAATGAGCGTATGTTCTTCCTTCGGCTCATGGCGGGCCGTTGTGTCGATCCACGTTTTCACCGTTTCCAGCGACGGCAGCTCGCCTAACGCGTAAAGCGCCACCGCAGCCGCCCCCAGCGCCGACGCCTCGTGCGTCTGCGGCACGATGAGCGGTTTGCCGAGCATATCAGAAAGCATTTGCCGCCAAAACGGCGACTTGGCGAATCCGCCCGAGACACGGATTTCCGACATCGGCCCCGTGACATCGCAAATGGCCAAGGCGACGGATAGGATGCTGAAGCAGACGCCTTCCATCACGGCACGAATCAAATGTTCACGTCGATGATGAAGGCCAAGTCCAAAAAACGTTCCGCGCGCGTTCGCGTTCCAATACGGCGCCCGCTCGCCCGATAAAAACGGCAAAAACACCAGCCCCTCGGATCCAGGTGGAACACGTTCGGCGTATTTCGTCAACAAATCGTATGGATCCATTCCGAGCTTTTTCGCCACTTCCCGCTCCTGGGCGCCGAACTCATCGCGCAGCCAGCGAAGCAAAATGCCGCCGTTGTTCGTCGGTCCGCCGACGACCCAATAGCCGGGCGTCAACGCATAACAAAACGTCCGCCCTTTTTCATCGGTCGTCGGTTTTGCCGCGATCGTCCGCACCGCCCCGCTCGTTCCGATCGTGATGGCCGCTTCACCTGGGAGCACCGCCCCGACGCCGACGTTGGCGAGCACGCCGTCGCTTGCTCCGACGACAACAGGCACATCCGGAGCGACTCCCATTTTTTCCGCCCATTCTCTTTTCATCCCGGTCATGACATGAGTGGCGGGAACGAGCCGCGGCAGCTGGTCGCGGCGGATGCCGACAAGGGCGAGCGCCTCCTCGTCCCAATCGAGCGTGTCCAATCGGAATAAACCCGTCGCCGATGCCATGGAATGGTCAGCGACATAGTCGCCATACAGACGGTGCAACACGTAATCTTTCACCGACACAAACCGCCGTGCTTGCTGAAATACGTTCGGCTGCTCCTCCTTGAGCCAAAGCAATTTCGATAGCGGCGACATCGGATGGATCGGCGTCCCCGTCCGCCGGTAAATGGCAAGCCCGTTTTGCTCTTTCCACAGCCGCTCCGTTTGAGCCACGCTTCGGTTGTCCGCCCAGATGAGGAGGCGGGTGAGCGGCCGGCCCGACTCGTCAAGCGCCATAATCGAGTGCATCGCCGCACTCAAACCCATCGCTTTCACTTGTTCTGGGCGGATGCCGTGGCGGACCGTCACCGCCCCGACCGCTTGAACGACCGCCGCGAACAGTTCATCGGGATCCTGCTCGGCAAATCCCGGATGCGGCTGGATGATCGGATAGTCGACAGCGTGAGAAGCCAGCACCTTCCCCCGCCCGTCAAACACGACCGCTTTCGTACTTGTCGTTCCAATATCAATCCCAATGACGACGTCCCCATAAATCGCCATCGTTTCTCCTCCCTTCCTCATGCCTTCTCCCGTTTGATCGATGTCCGTTCCATCAATACCGGGGAGAAACGAAATACGCGCGGACCGTCGGCTTTTTTCGCTTTCATTTGTTCAAACACGCGCTCAGCTGCTTTCTTCCCCATCGCAAACGTCGGCTGGGCGATGGTTGTCAGCGCCGGCGTGTAAATGTCGGCAAACGGTACATCATCGATGTTGATGATCGCCACCTCATCCGGCACACGAACCCCTGCGTCTTTCACAAACCGCAAAACGCCCATTAACGTCAAGTCGTTAATCGCAAACAAGGCGTTCGGCCGCTCCGATTCCATGAACCGCTTCTTCAGCTCCCCAGGCAGCGCGGCAGGTTCAGCGGCGATGACGTTTTGATCGCCAACTTCAAATCCCCTTTTCTCCATAGCCGCCCGAAACCCTTCCAACCGCTCCATCCGCGGCACGTTGTAAGAGACATGCGGCGGGGTGACAATCGCAATCCGATCGCGGCCATAGGAAGCGAAATACTGAACCGCCATTTCCGCTGCACCTGCATTATCAAGCAGCACGCTGTCTGCCTCCACTCCCGGCACCATCCGGTCGACAAACACAAGCGGAAACCGTTCCTCGACAAGACGGCGGTAGACGTCCTCGTTCTTCCCTGTTGGAAACACGATCAACCCGTCCACTTGCTTCGCCAGCAGCGTATCAACATATGTTTTTTCCTTATCCGGATCATCGCCGGAATTGCAGACAATGACTTGAAACCCGCGCTTTTGGCATTCCTCTTCAATGGCGTGCAGCACTTGCGTTGTCATCATATGAAGCATATTAAAAACAATCACGCCAATGGTCGCTGTCGTCTTTTGCTTCAAACTGCGGGCGATGATGTTCGGCTGATACCCAAGCTCTTCAATCGCCTCGGCGATGCGTTTTCTCGTCTCCTCGCTCATATACTCATAGCGCTTATTTAAGTATTGTGACACCGTACTTTTCGAAACGTTGGCCAATTTCGCGACATCGGCCATCGTTACTTTTTTCAAAAGGGATCCCTCTCTCGTACTAAATCGATTTAGTTCAAAAGCGTTTTCATAAACCGGTTTAGCTTTATTATAAATCAAGTGAAAGCGGTTTACAATAGTTTTTGTTTGAAATCTAAAAATCAATGAATGGTATACGGCCGTGACAGCTTGCCGATCGAGTGATGTCATTCCGCCCGAATGGATCGCGCCAAACGGCTTCATAGATTGTACTTTCATTTTGCACTAAGCAATGCATTGATTCATTTTTATGAACAAATACCTATTTTTACCTGTCGTTTGTTTTAGTATTTTCTACATTATCGTTTGGCGTTTCTGAAACATCTGTGAAAGCCGCAGAAGAACATAATGAGTTTATTAGAGCTTCACAAGCACAATTGTATACCGATACCAATTAACAAAAAGGAGAATGGGACATGCTGACTACCATGACGTCTATTTTAGGCTACCTTTTTATAGGTGTCGTTATTTTAGCTGTTTTTATGGTTTATGAACCTCTCCTACTTGCGATTGCATTCAAATAGTTTTTGGATAACTTCTTTCTTTGCCCGAAAACGGGTTTTCAGCGTTCGATACATGGTTTCACCTCCTATGTTTATTGTATTCTATTGTCATCCAAAAAAGAAAGAGAAAAACAGAAAAACCGAACGCCATTCATCCCCCACCTATAGAGGTGGAGGACTTCTGGCTAATTTATGTTAAATTCGTGAGAAAACGGTAAAAAATTAGAAGACTGATCATAAAAGAAAAACGCCGTTCATAAATCGAAAAAGTTCCCAAAACACGGCGTTTCCAAAAACCTCCCCTGGGAACGAAACGTCCGAAGGCTCTAACAAGACGGCCGCCGCCCTTTATGAGGGATTTGACGCCATTGCGGGCGGCGACGTTCGCTCTAGCCAGGGGGCATCCGACTTACTGCCTCACCTTTTCAATCATCTCGACC
This genomic window contains:
- the rbsR gene encoding Ribose operon repressor, which gives rise to MKKVTMADVAKLANVSKSTVSQYLNKRYEYMSEETRKRIAEAIEELGYQPNIIARSLKQKTTATIGVIVFNMLHMMTTQVLHAIEEECQKRGFQVIVCNSGDDPDKEKTYVDTLLAKQVDGLIVFPTGKNEDVYRRLVEERFPLVFVDRMVPGVEADSVLLDNAGAAEMAVQYFASYGRDRIAIVTPPHVSYNVPRMERLEGFRAAMEKRGFEVGDQNVIAAEPAALPGELKKRFMESERPNALFAINDLTLMGVLRFVKDAGVRVPDEVAIINIDDVPFADIYTPALTTIAQPTFAMGKKAAERVFEQMKAKKADGPRVFRFSPVLMERTSIKREKA
- the xylB_2 gene encoding Xylulose kinase; the protein is MAIYGDVVIGIDIGTTSTKAVVFDGRGKVLASHAVDYPIIQPHPGFAEQDPDELFAAVVQAVGAVTVRHGIRPEQVKAMGLSAAMHSIMALDESGRPLTRLLIWADNRSVAQTERLWKEQNGLAIYRRTGTPIHPMSPLSKLLWLKEEQPNVFQQARRFVSVKDYVLHRLYGDYVADHSMASATGLFRLDTLDWDEEALALVGIRRDQLPRLVPATHVMTGMKREWAEKMGVAPDVPVVVGASDGVLANVGVGAVLPGEAAITIGTSGAVRTIAAKPTTDEKGRTFCYALTPGYWVVGGPTNNGGILLRWLRDEFGAQEREVAKKLGMDPYDLLTKYAERVPPGSEGLVFLPFLSGERAPYWNANARGTFFGLGLHHRREHLIRAVMEGVCFSILSVALAICDVTGPMSEIRVSGGFAKSPFWRQMLSDMLGKPLIVPQTHEASALGAAAVALYALGELPSLETVKTWIDTTARHEPKEEHTLIYAELFDLYARLYERLKEEFDIIAAFQWRSG
- the idnT_1 gene encoding 5-keto-D-gluconate transporter, with protein sequence MLIASVANVTLDQKSEAAKVLRFIGDPIVALLIATVYSFFSLGYARGFNRDAVLKFANDCLGPVVNILLVIGAGGAFNKVLLDSGIGEQIAEVAKHSHFSPLLLGWGIAALIRVATGSATVSMMTAAGIVAPIAATMPGTNMELLVLATGAGSLILSHVNDSGFWMIKEYFGMTVKETLMIWTVMETIISVVAFVFILLLNMVL
- the mcp3_1 gene encoding Methyl-accepting chemotaxis protein 3 → MIFARRAERKIKRELDQPRREETQGGPQQIARQIVVAVDQLKAAMEQMKMAALSLNDISDSSRNSAAELMDHSEKTVEYTEKVANKMRTIEEAAREIAASSRDMYASSQQFSEHWLHSWNSLETLQKEIRTLRSHHETLLEQMDHLVHHSRRINEIISAIGEISQKTKILSLNANIEAARAGEHGRGFAVVAREIGMLANQTSEAVQQTQDILSLIQREIAATTDIVREETRQIDVEEKEMEAIMSFLHLLQRQLNDMTDLVSSSVRSASGQSDSVKEIAVLLEEIVQLSRENQRFVERVTADMNEQHESVEQILRINEALQKTAEELQQTVGRDWMRETISVDDAVVKNTIQKLSALLQSAPLEQMDEAMHQRVLDRFLSENGEIEAVWSNRLDGAFVYSNPPAGLVNAKVRSWFQEACRGTVYVSDPYVSALTKHLCVTVSAPIRDHNGQIVGVIGVDLSLVK
- the amiC gene encoding Aliphatic amidase expression-regulating protein; this translates as MFQMNRGKGVRMKPAFMWKLWLFLCVSVFALGGCAASSAVDQAKNENQNDSSSAGKEGDVVKVGILHSLSGTMAISEVSLRDAELMAIEEINASGGLLGKKIEPIVEDGASDWPTFAEKAKKLLQKDQVAAIFGGWTSASRKAMLPVVEQNNGLLWYPVQYEGMESSPNIFYTGATTNQQIVPAVSWLLKNRGKTFFLLGSDYVFPRTANKIIKAQLKAEGGQVVGEEYTPLGHTDYSTIISKIKQVKPAVVFNTLNGDSNVAFFKQLKDAGITPKDVTVMSVSIAEEEIRGIGPDVLAGHLAVWNYFQTTDTPENKAFVQKYKEKYGQDRVTDDPIEAAYTAVHLWAEAVKKAGSFDVDQVKKAAAGLEYKAPEGTVKIDGETQHLWKTVRIGEIQADGQFKELWNSGQPVKPDPYLKSYPWAKGLSE